In Psychrobacter ciconiae, the genomic window AATTAGAACAAAAAAAGCTGATTGCCTTTACCATCACGTTAAAAATCAAATTTGCCGATTTTACCCAATTAACGCGAGCGCATACGTTATCCTCCCCTTTTGATTCAGCACAGTCCGCGCATTATTGGTTGGATAAGCTATTTTTGGATGTTCCGCGCGATAAGGCAATTCGACTGGTGGGTGTGACTTATTCAAGCTTAGTTCCCGCCGATTATCAGCCGCCGCAATTGGATTTATTTTAAGGCTTGGTTTTTATTTCCTATCGAAAATACTTAGGCTATTTTATAGTTAATTTGAAATTTAAAAACGTTTTAAATATAGCCAACCATCCATAAAAGTTATACAGCGATACTGGGATGAATTTTTTGTAGCCTCTGTGAGCAGCGCGAACAGCAAGCAAAAAAAATTTATACCAGTTGAGCGTCTTTGAGAATTGTCTTTCTTTTATTTTGAATTAACTATGACCAAAACGTCCGCTTTATGTTGCCAATTTCTGCTAAACTAGCGGCAAAATTATTAATGAACGATTTACCCTTTATGACCGCTTGCAACAACGATACCGCCGAATCAAACGCCCAAAAATCAATACCAACATCTGCGCCTGAGCCTTATTTAAGCGTTGACGATTATGATTACCACTTGCCCGAATCATTGATTGCGCGCTACCCGCTTGAGTCGCGATCAGCGTCAAAGCTGCTTTACGTTGCCGCAGCGGGCGAGCTTGCCGGTCAACCGCAGGATTTTAGCTTTCAGCAGTTGCCAAGTTTGCTCAATTCTGGCGATTTAATCGTGTTTAATGACACCAAAGTGATGAAAGCGCGCTTGTTTGGGCAAAAAGACACGGGCGGCAAAATTGAAGTTTTGGTTGAGCGTATTATTGAGGACGCAAGCCAGCTTACTGATGCCAATATTGCAATTCCAAACGAGTTTTCCCACCTTGCCCTTTGTCACGTTAAAGCCAGTAAAGCGCCGAAACTTGGGCAAAAACTTGAGATTTCTGGCGGTGAAATGCAAGCGGTAATGGTTGGTCGCCAAGAAAATTTGTTTATTTTGGCATTCAAAGCGCCGATTTTGCCCGATTTAGAGCGCTTTGGTGAATTGCCAATCCCGCCTTATTTTGAGCGTCACGCTGATGATGTGGATAATGAGCGCTATCAAACCGTTTTTCATGACCCATCCAAACTGGCAAGTGTTGCCGCACCCACGGCAAGCCTACATTTTGACGATAACGTATTGCAAGCGCTTAAAGATAAAGGCATTCAGACAGCTTTTGTGACGCTCCATGTTGGTGCAGGGACGTTTGCTCCGGTCAAAACGGACAATTTGCTTGAGCACACCATGCATAGCGAATTTGCCCAATTGCCGCAAGAAACTGCCGATTTAATTAACCAAACTCATGCCAATGGCGGTCGCGTGATTGCCGTTGGTACGACCGTGACCCGAGTTTTGGAATCTGCCTTTCAAAAAACGGCAATCGATGGCGCGCCGCTTTCTGCTTGGTCGGGCGATACTGATATTTTTATTTACCCCGGTTTTCGCTTTGGGGTCATTGACAAGTTATTGACCAATTTTCATTTGCCCAAATCAACCTTACTGATGCTCGTATCTGCGTTCTCTGGCAAAAAGGTCATTGAAAGCGCCTATCAGCACGCCATTACGCAGAATTATCGCTTTTTTAGCTATGGCGATGCGATGCTGCTCGATAGAGCCGTTGTTGAGGCAAATAATGGCTTAAATCTTGATTAGCTAGTAGGGTTTACCAGCCCGTAATTTTACTGCCAGCCTTCCTTGTTAATACAAAAATATAATCGTGAAATAAACTGGTAAACTTAAGTAGTTTTTGTTATAACTGCATAGTAAACAATATTGCATGATTTTACCGGTGGCTTTAAAGATTAAGCCATTTTCGGTTAGCAAATACTTAACGATTCAACTCGTGAATAAAGGGCTAGATATGGCTTGGCAATTCTCTTTTCATGTTCAGCAGATCTGTGCGTTGCGTGTTCTTAGCGCGTCTTTAGGCGCCCTAATCACCGTTCCTGCATTGGCGTTGAGCTTTGGTGAGACGATAGTTCACTCGGCACAATATGAGCCTTTGCTTGCCAGCATCGACGTTTCCGAGGTTGATTCGGCAAATTTTTCGGCAACACTTGCAAAAAGCAGCATTTATCAGAAGATGGGATTGTCTCAAACAAAAACCCTAACTGCCACTTTTGTACCAAATTCGGCGCATTCAGGCACCATCGTTATCCAAACTAAAGCGCCTTTGCCCCTGCCCTTTGCCGATGTGGTATTGGCATTACAGCATCAAAATCAACAAACCTTAATGCCTAAGACCTTGCTTTTACCGCTACAAGGTCGTGTAAAGCTACCGGATGACTTAACTGTCCTATCCTCTAATAAGCCGCTCACGCCTTTAAGTCTTGATTTAACTGAAAACTTAAGCTCTAAGCCTTTACTGGTTCGCAATGAAGCACCGCCGCCGTTATTTGACACCCCAAAAAGAAATCATAATTTCCTATTAAATCACGATCAGCTACAAGATAATGTGCTGGCTCAAAATCACCTGCCCACCAAAACCCAGCCCAAGCCGCTTATGGTGCTGTCAGCGGAGTTCATGCCGGAGCTGACCCCAAAGCCGTCCCAAGACCTTATGGCAAAAACATTGCAAATCAAAGTAACTCAGAGACATGAGCCTTTACTTAAAAAACCTTTGAATAACGTTCTTGCCGAGCAAGACCAACCTGAAGGGGAGGTTTTGGTATCAGGCAACCCTAAGCCAAATAATATAGACAATCCCTCAGTAGAATTAAAAAGCCTGACCGTGACTGAGGAGCGCTTAATTAGATCCCCTGTTAATCGCTCGGTCATCACAGATGATAAACCCGTTGCTACTGCCAATTATCTTGCTACGGCTTTAGATGGCAAATCCAAGGATGTTATGGCGGTGACGCTTGGTACGACTGAGACTGAATCAAAACTGACGTCTTTAAATAAAAACTTATATTATAAAAATACCGCTAAGCCTGCTACAATTATAAATGCGCTTGACGACTCAACATGAATCAATCTTCGGTCGGCAAAAAACAGTTAAATCAAAACCTTAACTCTAAATTCGTTATCTTTGGCATGATAATCGGTATTCATCCAGCTGCATGAGTTATCAAAGCCATTTTGGTAATCTTGCAACAACTTGTCATTATAGGTGTGGACTTTTTCATGAATAATATGCTTTATATCATTGTAGCATTGGTAATTATCGCCATTATTGCCGTTGTTTTTTTAAAGAAAAACAAATCGCAAGCACCTACACAAGCAAAGCCTATCGACAATCTGCGCTCAAATCTTCAATCGCCGACCGTGGCTGCTGCCCAGCCGCCTGAAACTAAATTTGATGATTTGACTGTAGCTCAGCGCTTCATTGACCAACAACGCTACGACCGTGCCATTGAAACCCTCGAGCGGGGCTTAAGCCATAACCCAAGCAATCATAAATTACGTTTAAAATTACTGACGATTTATGCTTTGACAAAGCAAACGGAAGAGTTTTATAACACGTATCAAGCGATTCAAGATGCCGCTGACAATGCCACTTTGAATGAAGCTCAAGATATCAAAGACTTATTTGATGCCGAGCAAGGTCAAAACGTTACCCCATTACAAAAGACAGAAGCCGTTGAAGCTCAGTTTGACAGCATTGATTTTGATTTGAAGACCGAAAAAAGCAAAACTTCCCAAACACCACCTGTAACTGAATCTTCTGATACCAGTACCATCAGCCCCGCGTTTAACGAAATTGCGAATAAGCCAACAACCGAGGATTATCAAGCCAGCGCGCCATCAGACAATGAGTTTGATTTAACGCTTGAAGATTTAGAAGCCTCTGACTTTGATTTGGATTTAAACACCTCAGCCGATCAAACGGCTCAGGCGCCAGTAGCGACACAACAAGACATAGAAGAGACGAGCGCTAATGCTAATGTATTTGAACTTGAAGACACTTTCAAACCGCAAGTTGACACATTAGTTTTCGATGACCATGATCATAGCTCAAAGCCAGATGCCGCCCCATTCACCCAAACTGAGCCAGAGCCCATCTTAGAGCTTGATAAAGCTCAAGAAGAGGATTTAGAAGCGGCTGATTTTGACTTCGACTTTGATTTAAATCTTGATGAAACGAGCGATGATACGGATCTTATAATCAATGAAACCAAGCTGTCGGCTGACGACCAAGCGCTGCAATTGGATATCGATGTAGAGAATGATTTTGCTGACGCTTCGCCGACACCAGTTGATATTGAAGATAACGCCAGTCAAGTTAATTCAACAACGAATAACGATCTTCTTGATGATACCTTTAGCGAGGGACTGTCGTTACAAGCTGATCAAGAAAGTGAGCTTGAGCCTGCCCAAAACAGTGTCACTGATAATATCACTGATGACGATTTTGCCATGTTTGGTCTTGAAGATGCTGCGTTTAATGACGCCCAAACCAGCAAAGAGACGGCGGTAGCACCAGTCAGTGCTGCTCAAGACGATCAGCTATTTTTTGATGATAATAGCGATTTGGATGCGCTTGGCATTGATACTTATGATCAGCCAACTTTTTCAGAGAGTATGACAGCAGCGCCAGAGGCTGAGACTACCGAATCACAGCCCGTAACTACCGCTACCCAACTTGCAGATCAGTTTGCCGCTGATTTTGACTTTGTTAGTGAGTTAGATCAAAATCAAGTGACCCTCGAGCTTGCTGAGCAGTATTTAGAGCTTGGTGAATATGACAGCGCCAAACGCCTGTTACAAGAGGTCATCGCGCAAGGCAATAGCGCTCAGCAAAATCATGCCCAAGCGCTTCTTGCTAAAACTGCGTAAGACAAGGCAATAAGCCACCTTCAGCGAGCATTTTAACGGCATTAAAATGCTTGCTTTTATTGTAATTTAAGCAAGAGCAATTTATGACGCAAATACCCTCTTCAAATCAAGTTGCACTGATTTATGCCGGCGGCACGTTTGGCAGCTTTGGCAAACCCCTTGCGCCG contains:
- the queA gene encoding tRNA preQ1(34) S-adenosylmethionine ribosyltransferase-isomerase QueA → MTACNNDTAESNAQKSIPTSAPEPYLSVDDYDYHLPESLIARYPLESRSASKLLYVAAAGELAGQPQDFSFQQLPSLLNSGDLIVFNDTKVMKARLFGQKDTGGKIEVLVERIIEDASQLTDANIAIPNEFSHLALCHVKASKAPKLGQKLEISGGEMQAVMVGRQENLFILAFKAPILPDLERFGELPIPPYFERHADDVDNERYQTVFHDPSKLASVAAPTASLHFDDNVLQALKDKGIQTAFVTLHVGAGTFAPVKTDNLLEHTMHSEFAQLPQETADLINQTHANGGRVIAVGTTVTRVLESAFQKTAIDGAPLSAWSGDTDIFIYPGFRFGVIDKLLTNFHLPKSTLLMLVSAFSGKKVIESAYQHAITQNYRFFSYGDAMLLDRAVVEANNGLNLD
- a CDS encoding type IV pilus assembly protein FimV; translation: MAWQFSFHVQQICALRVLSASLGALITVPALALSFGETIVHSAQYEPLLASIDVSEVDSANFSATLAKSSIYQKMGLSQTKTLTATFVPNSAHSGTIVIQTKAPLPLPFADVVLALQHQNQQTLMPKTLLLPLQGRVKLPDDLTVLSSNKPLTPLSLDLTENLSSKPLLVRNEAPPPLFDTPKRNHNFLLNHDQLQDNVLAQNHLPTKTQPKPLMVLSAEFMPELTPKPSQDLMAKTLQIKVTQRHEPLLKKPLNNVLAEQDQPEGEVLVSGNPKPNNIDNPSVELKSLTVTEERLIRSPVNRSVITDDKPVATANYLATALDGKSKDVMAVTLGTTETESKLTSLNKNLYYKNTAKPATIINALDDST
- a CDS encoding FimV/HubP family polar landmark protein, with translation MNNMLYIIVALVIIAIIAVVFLKKNKSQAPTQAKPIDNLRSNLQSPTVAAAQPPETKFDDLTVAQRFIDQQRYDRAIETLERGLSHNPSNHKLRLKLLTIYALTKQTEEFYNTYQAIQDAADNATLNEAQDIKDLFDAEQGQNVTPLQKTEAVEAQFDSIDFDLKTEKSKTSQTPPVTESSDTSTISPAFNEIANKPTTEDYQASAPSDNEFDLTLEDLEASDFDLDLNTSADQTAQAPVATQQDIEETSANANVFELEDTFKPQVDTLVFDDHDHSSKPDAAPFTQTEPEPILELDKAQEEDLEAADFDFDFDLNLDETSDDTDLIINETKLSADDQALQLDIDVENDFADASPTPVDIEDNASQVNSTTNNDLLDDTFSEGLSLQADQESELEPAQNSVTDNITDDDFAMFGLEDAAFNDAQTSKETAVAPVSAAQDDQLFFDDNSDLDALGIDTYDQPTFSESMTAAPEAETTESQPVTTATQLADQFAADFDFVSELDQNQVTLELAEQYLELGEYDSAKRLLQEVIAQGNSAQQNHAQALLAKTA